GCCTTTACCGGTATGGCCGTGGGCTTTGAGGGCTTCGCCGTGGGGAACCCGGCCCTCATGGTGGCCGGCACCCTGGTGGGGGCGGCGGGTACTCTCCTCACCGTGCTCATGGCCCGGGCCATGAACCGCTCGGTGTGGAGCGTCCTGGTGGGCGGCTTTGGCGTGGAGCAGGAGGCGGGGGAAGTCAAGGGGAGCCTGAAGCCCATTGACGTGGAGGACGCCGCCGTGATGCTGGCCTACGCCAACAAGGTGGTCTTCGTGCCCGGGTACGGCATGGCCCTCTCCCAGGCCCAGCACAAGGTGAAGGAGCTCGCCGACCTCTTGGAAAGCCGGGGCGTGGAGGTGAAGTTCGCCATTCACCCCGTGGCGGGCCGGATGCCGGGGCACATGAACGTCCTCCTGGCGGAGGCGGGGGTGGACTACGACAAGCTCAAGGACCTGGAGGAGATCAACCCCGAGTTCCCCACCGTGGACGTGGCGGTGGTCATCGGGGCCAACGACGTGGTGAACCCCGCCGCTCGCCGTCCGGGGAGCCCCCTCTACGGCATGCCCATCCTGGACGTGGACAAGGCCAAGAACGTCATCGTCATCAAGCGGGGGCAGGGGAAGGGCTTCGCCGGGGTGGAAAACGAGCTCTTCTACGCCGACAACACCCGCATGCTCTACGGGGACGCCCAACAGGTTCTGACCCAGCTCACCCAGGCCCTGAAGAAGCTCTAGCGCCAGAAGAGCCTGCCCCGGGGTTTCCCCGGGGCAGGCGTTTTAGGCCAAGAGGAGCACGGGGTTTTCCAGGTAAAGGGCCACCCTTTCCAAAAGTTTCCGGGCCACGGGGGCTTCCAGGCCCGAGGCGGCGAGGACCCCTTCCGGGGAGAGGAAAAGGCTTGGGCGGCCCGTGTGGACCTCCTCTTCCCCGGCGAAGCAGAGGAGGCCCTCCCCCTCTTCGCCCCCTTCCTGGCGGAAAAGGGCGAGGAAGCCGCCTAGGGGCTTCACGCCATAGACCCTTTCCCCCTCCGCATGGCCCCGCAGGGCCCGCAAGGGAAGTTCCAGCTCCGCCAAGGCCCTTTCCGCACCCCTAAGGAGGAAGGGCAAGGGGTTTTGGGGTACCCCGTGGATGCGGGCGAAGGCCTCGAGGGCTCCCTTTAGGGGGGCGGGGTCAAACCGGCGGCGGTAGACCTTGAGGAGGGTGGGCGTTGCCGGGGTGGGGGCCATTGGGGCGGCCACGCCGGGGGTTGGGGTGGGGATGGG
The window above is part of the Thermus hydrothermalis genome. Proteins encoded here:
- a CDS encoding NAD(P)(+) transhydrogenase (Re/Si-specific) subunit beta yields the protein MDLIQAAYFVVAILFIVGLKRMAHPTTAKSGIVWAGWGMVLAVLATFFWPEMGNFGLMLLALALGSVVAWWAAVKVAMTDMPQMVAIYNGMGGGAAATIAAVELLKGAFENPGLMALAILGGLIGSVAFTGSLIAFAKLQGLMRSRPILFPGQKVVNALVLLVTVVLGFSLLWNDPTLSIVLFFLLALLFGVLMTLPIGGGDMPVAISFYNAFTGMAVGFEGFAVGNPALMVAGTLVGAAGTLLTVLMARAMNRSVWSVLVGGFGVEQEAGEVKGSLKPIDVEDAAVMLAYANKVVFVPGYGMALSQAQHKVKELADLLESRGVEVKFAIHPVAGRMPGHMNVLLAEAGVDYDKLKDLEEINPEFPTVDVAVVIGANDVVNPAARRPGSPLYGMPILDVDKAKNVIVIKRGQGKGFAGVENELFYADNTRMLYGDAQQVLTQLTQALKKL